In the Pungitius pungitius chromosome 5, fPunPun2.1, whole genome shotgun sequence genome, one interval contains:
- the scarf2 gene encoding scavenger receptor class F member 2 — MEVKNSFAVAALLCLFFCSTFSQELNSKGRNVCKESGSPGFVCCGGWGQLGDECATPLCEGNFTCKENEVCVRPNECRCRHGYFGASCDTKCPAQFWGPDCKGKCNCYPNGQCDDLTGECSCNHNRWGLNCEYACMCQKGKCDQETGKCTCHPGIWGPLCNNNCYCSINSVCNAKTGRCMCSPGWTGRNCATQCNCNNSPCDQFTGRCQCREGLWGPRCERYCQCIHGRCNQGDGSCTCTPGFRGKFCREPCPAGFYGQNCRNRCGNCKGQQPCKVTEGRCVTCDRGWNGTRCDQRCSKGFFGENCQEVCPSCKDGHHCDHIHGKCSHCNPGWIGERCEVRCPNGTYGENCDNNCSHCFNGICHVVTGECLCDRGFYGTYCNVTCHPGQYGVNCNQTCSCNDKNCDPVSGACYLQRNQRMGVIAAGTLVSFLLAVLLSLLCCCCLCRHKDDHNKKAKRILCGRFSRISTKLPRIPLRRQKLPKVVVAHRDPENTFNCSFIEPPSVAEQPSPSSWSSQESFSSCESGDEGPVYSYPNEESLNEGKEKGSPGPATEKPEAAPDEDDAGEYTSLKDTSATKAEGGEQPLLKSSGSEGSTSGSESNTAALYARIARLSKQSKEDDGAGKEGDGTPTPEAKRNGKLPPSPGKTKPRPPDPSTKPKVSWIHGNATGSPQPEPQGAGGSKAPAGPKEKKRSHSNGSAKSEELQKVRERSREQQKNQEGKEAEVNGSPGKHKPLRGSPGHMEHINGVVHNAFKKISGFHSSPCEKKAAESPKETPKEPPKNPNVIPPHMNSEAATLLAAQLKEKTQSINRNEGTGLTKTNGLSTPKGNREKPTPPQKAKRNPSGGLSQQGSTKPLLPASSGLQKTVAPDTKSPEKQDLNGSRAGDPVSDTTPKKTPMKKPPRKKGKEGTLDTSESKTPQPKTAMMPPQVVK; from the exons ATGGAAGTGAAGAACTCTTTCGCTGTTGCTGCGctgctttgtcttttcttttgctcGACTTTCAGCCAAGAACTCAACTCCAAAGGAAGGAATGTTTGCAAAGAATCCGG CTCGCCGGGGTTCGTGTGCTGCGGCGGGTGGGGGCAGCTAGGCGACGAGTGCGCGACAC CTCTCTGCGAAGGCAACTTCACCTGCAAGGAAAATGAGGTGTGCGTCAGGCCGAATGAATGTCGCTGTCGCCATGGATACTTCGGAGCGAGCTGTGACACTA AGTGCCCAGCCCAGTTCTGGGGTCCTGACTGCAAGGGGAAGTGTAATTGTTACCCGAACGGCCAGTGCGACGACTTGACCGGCGAGTGTTCCTGCAACCACAACCGCTGGGGACTCAACTGCGAGTATGCTTGCATGTGCCAAAAGGGCAAATGTGACCAGGAGACGGGCAAATGCACGTGTCACCCGGGCATCTGGGGTCCCCTgtgcaacaacaactgctacTGCAGCATCAACTCCGTCTGCAACGCGAAGACGGGGCGATGCATGTGCAGTCCCGGCTGGACGGGGAGGAACTGCGCCACCCAGTGCAACTGCAACAACTCGCCCTGCGACCAGTTCACGGGGCGCTGCCAGTGCCGAGAGGGCCTGTGGGGCCCGCGGTGCGAACGTTACTGCCAGTGCATCCACGGCAGGTGCAACCAGGGGGACGGCTCGTGCACCTGCACGCCAGGGTTCCGTGGGAAGTTCTGCCGGGAGCCGTGTCCCGCCGGGTTCTACGGACAGAACTGTCGGAACAG GTGTGGCAACTGCAAGGGCCAGCAGCCCTGCAAGGTGACGGAGGGACGCTGCGTCACCTGCGACCGGGGCTGGAACGGGACACGGTGTGACCAGCGCTGCTCCAAAGGCTTCTTTGGTGAAAATTGCCAAGAGGTGTGTCCCTCCTGTAAGGACGGTCACCACTGCGACCACATTCATGGCAAGTGCTCTCACTGTAACCCTGGCTGGATTGGGGAAAG GTGCGAGGTGCGTTGCCCCAACGGCACGTACGGAGAGAACtgcgacaacaactgcagccacTGTTTCAACGGCATCTGTCATGTTGTCACCGGAGAGTGCCTCTGTGACCGGGGATTTTATGGCACCTA CTGCAATGTGACCTGTCATCCCGGGCAGTACGGAGTGAACTGCAACCAAACCTGCTCTTGCAATGACAAGAACTGCGATCCTGTGTCCGGTGCTTGCTATCTCC AGCGCAACCAGCGGATGGGCGTGATCGCGGCCGGAACCCTGGTCTCCTTTCTGCTGGCCGTGCTGCTGtcgctgctgtgctgctgctgcctgtgtCGACACAAAGACGACCACAA CAAAAAAGCCAAGCGGATCCTGTGTGGACGATTCAGCCGAATCAGCACTAAACTCCCCCGTATTCCACTGAGGCGACAGAAACTGCCCAAAGTAGTCG TGGCCCACCGCGACCCAGAGAACACCTTCAACTGCAGCTTCATCGAGCCCCCCTCAGTGGCGGAGcagccctccccctcctcctggtcctcccaaGAGTCCTTTTCCTCCTGCGAGAGCGGAGACGAGGGGCCGGTTTACTCTTATCCCAACGAAG AATCTTTGAACGAAGGCAAAGAGAAGGGCAGCCCCGGCCCGGCGACGGAGAAGCCAGAAGCGGCCCCCGATGAGGACGACGCGGGGGAGTACACCTCCCTGAAAGACACCAGCGCCACAAAAGCGGAGGGCGGCGAGCAGCCGCTGCTCAAGTCCTCCGGCAGCGAAGGCTCCACCAGCGGCTCCGAATCCAACACCGCGGCTCTCTATGCCCGCATCGCCCGCCTCTCCAAGCAGTCCAAGGAGGACGACGGCGCCGGCAAGGAGGGTGACGGGACTCCCACCCCGGAGGCGAAGCGCAACGGAAAGCTCCCGCCTTCACCCGGCAAGACCAAACCGCGCCCACCGGACCCGTCCACCAAGCCAAAAGTGTCGTGGATACACGGCAACGCCACCGGGTCTCCCCAGCCGGAGCCACAGGGAGCGGGGGGCTCGAAGGCGCCTGCTGggccgaaggagaaaaagaggagccaCAGCAACGGCTCGGCCAAGAGCGAGGAGCTGCAGAAAGTGAGGGAGAGGAGTCGCGAGCAACAGAAGAACCAGGAGGGCAAGGAGGCGGAGGTCAACGGCTCCCCCGGCAAACACAAACCTCTGCGCGGCAGCCCGGGCCACATGGAACACATCAATGGCGTGGTCCACAATGCCTTCAAGAAGATAAGCGGCTTCCACAGCTCACCGTGTGAGAAGAAGGCAGCCGAGAGTCCAAAGGAGACCCCCAAGGAGCCACCGAAGAACCCCAACGTCATCCCGCCTCATATGAACTCTGAGGCCGCCACGCTGCTGGCCGCTCAGCTCAAGGAGAAAACCCAGAGCATCAACAGGAACGAAGGGACGGGCCTGACGAAGACCAACGGGCTCTCCACACCCAAGGGGAACCGGGAGAAGCCGACGCCCCCGCAGAAGGCCAAGAGGAACCCGTCCGGCGGACTGAGCCAGCAGGGCTCCACCAAGCCGCTGCTGCCAGCCTCGAGCGGCCTCCAGAAGACGGTGGCCCCCGACACCAAGAGCCCGGAGAAGCAGGACTTGAACGGCTCGAGGGCGGGGGACCCCGTGTCCGATACCACGCCGAAGAAGACTCCCATGAAAAAGCCCCCCAGGAAGAAGGGCAAGGAGGGTACTTTGGACACGTCAGAAAGTAAAACACCCCAGCCAAAGACAGCCATGATGCCACCACAGGTAGTGAAGTAA